The proteins below come from a single Mycosarcoma maydis chromosome 19, whole genome shotgun sequence genomic window:
- a CDS encoding uncharacterized protein (related to pyruvate dehydrogenase kinase isoform 2, mitochondrial) yields MSYQIPQKLWSQLHHFASFPQTGISLRQMVQFGRNPNPGTILQAGSFLAEELPIRLAHRVKELDELPHDLSKMPSIVKVKNWYAQSFEELVNFPKPRLSESVQKLLQNASKNAEPLPESKPNPSLLESATITDSDAGLAKALVPRNGNGSRSRALLEHRYYANLPDHQWPSEIEQYNEDFTKALEKIKKRHDAVVTTIAQGVLEYKRSRKRNTLQADVQSFLDRFYLSRIGIRILIGQHIALSRSSQRPSSKLIGSGSSSSSGDYSLSDQVARVKVDGNQEHEQYVGIICTNTNVGAMAHEAIENARFVCEEHYGLFKGPPVQLVCPPDLTFMYVPSHLNHMLFELLKNSLRAVVERYGVDQEDNFPPIKVIVVEGKEDITIKISDEGGGIPRSEMPLVWTYMYTTAQSEDLDPEFNASDFKAPMAGFGYGLPLARLYARYFGGDLKLISMEGYGTDVYVHLNRLSSSSEPLP; encoded by the coding sequence ATGAGCTACCAAATCCCACAAAAGCTGTGGTCACAGCTACACCACTTTGCGAGCTTCCCCCAGACAGGCATCTCGCTGCGGCAAATGGTGCAGTTCGGTCGCAATCCGAATCCAGGCACGATTCTCCAAGCAGGCAGCTTTCTGGCGGAAGAATTGCCGATTCGACTTGCACATCGTGTcaaagagctcgacgaatTGCCGCATGACCTGTCCAAGATGCCTTCGATCGTCAAGGTAAAGAATTGGTATGCTCAGTCGTTTGAAGAGCTTGTCAACTTTCCCAAGCCACGGCTCTCTGAATCggtgcagaagctgctACAGAATGCGTCGAAAAACGCAGAGCCGCTCCCAGAATCCAAGCCGAACCCGAGCTTGCTAGAATCGGCCACCATCACGGACAGCGACGCCGGCCTCGCCAAGGCGCTCGTTCCGAGAAACGGCAACGGCTCAAGATCACGCGCGCTTCTGGAGCATCGATACTATGCAAACTTGCCTGATCATCAATGGCCTAGTGAAATCGAGCAATACAACGAAGATTTCACAAAGGCGCTTGAAAAGATCAAAAAGAGACACGACGCCGTTGTCACGACGATCGCGCAGGGCGTGCTGGAATACAAGCGTTCCAGAAAGCGCAACACGCTTCAGGCCGACGTGCAATCGTTCTTGGACCGCTTCTACCTCTCTCGTATTGGCATTCGCATCTTGATTGGTCAGCATATCGCGCTCAGTCGTTCATCACAACGTCCTTCTTCGAAGCTCATcggaagcggcagcagtagcagcagcggcgactATTCGCTCTCGGACCAGGTGGCGCGTGTCAAGGTGGATGGCAACCAGGAGCATGAGCAGTACGTCGGTATCATCtgcaccaacaccaacgtGGGAGCCATGGCGCACGAGGCCATCGAGAACGCGCGTTTTGTCTGCGAGGAGCACTACGGGCTGTTCAAAGGTCCCCCcgtccagctcgtctgTCCGCCAGATCTGACGTTCATGTATGTGCCGAGCCACTTGAACCACATGCTattcgagctgctcaagaactcgcttcgagctgtgGTGGAGCGGTACGGCGTCGATCAGGAGGACAACTTTCCGCCTATCAAGGTGATTGTGGTCGAGGGCAAAGAGGACATCACGATCAAGATTAGCGACGAGGGTGGAGGAATCCCACGTAGTGAGATGCCGTTGGTGTGGACCTACATGTACACGACGGCTCAGTCGGAAGACTTGGATCCCGAGTTCAACGCTTCCGACTTTAAAGCGCCCATGGCTGGATTTGGATACGGTCTGCCACTGGCGAGGCTGTATGCGCGCTACTTTGGCGGCGATCTCAAGCTGATCTCGATGGAAGGGTACGGTACAGACGTATACGTGCATCTGAACCGACTGtcttcgagcagcgagccgCTTCCGTAG
- a CDS encoding putative H+-transporting two-sector ATPase chain b precursor, whose protein sequence is MSFRVAARRVPTLALARPTVAPRAAATSAATMRLYSDKPSPEARASSIIDSLPGNSLVSKTGWVTLGTGLTAVAISKEIYVANEETVILVGSLIFAVLVGRAITGPYKEWADSQIEKISKILNGARAKHTEAVQSRITSVESQKDVVGLTQALYSVAKETAQTEKEVFELRQKTALAAEVKSVLDSWVRFEASEREQEQRELAASVIKKVQDSLNDDKLQKQILDNAVAEIESLVKSKAI, encoded by the exons ATGTCGTTccgtgttgctgctcgcagGGTGCCCACTCTTGCCCTTGCGCGACCCACCGTCGCTCCTCGTGCGGCTGCTACCTCGGCCGCTACCATGCGTCTCTACAGCGACAAGCCCTCGCCTGAGGCGCGCGCCAGCTCCATCATCGACTCTTTGCCTGgcaactcgctcgtcaGCAAGACCGGCTGGGTTACCCTCGGTACCGGTCTCACCGCTGTCGCCATCAGCAAGGAGATCTATGTTGCCAACGAAGAAACtgtcatcctcgtcggtTCGCTCATCTTTGCTGTTCTCGTCGGCCGTGCTATCACTGGCCCTTACAAGGAGTGGGCCGACTCCCAGATTGAG AAAATCTCCAAGATCCTCAATGGCGCTCGCGCCAAGCACACTGAAGCCGTGCAGTCGCGCATCACCTCTGTGGAGTCGCAGAAGGACGTGGTTGGATTGACTCAGGCTCTTTACTCGGTTGCTAAGGAGACCGCACAGACCGAGAAGGAGGTGTTTGAGCTGCGACAAAAGACGGCGCTCGCCGCCGAGGTCAAGTCGGTGCTCGACTCGTGGGTGCGCttcgaggcgagcgagcgcgagcagGAACAGCGCGAGCTGGCAGCTAGCGTGATCAAGAAGGTGCAGGACTCTCtcaacgacgacaagctCCAAAAGCAGATCTTGGACAACGCTGTCGCTGAGATCGAGAGCCTGGTCAAGTCCAAGGCTATTTAA
- a CDS encoding uncharacterized protein (related to Glioma tumor suppressor candidate region gene 2 protein) produces MAPTRTRASAIGAPSQPAQSSRKGKKAWRKNIDLTTTESFLEQQSDPLRETSSEVLFVEDRSGQETLAARQARTKRPLKSLEILQNSYGHAALAKPARKHDKKLESQLRKLVGRQRVSTQGDATAIAQKSDDVVKTTLHSVYDVWGSSAKGKSKADDESWIPEQVAKPTIKQPKTLRRDDYQNITSTLPAIDVPHPGSSYNPDLESHEALIQQAYEIEKRLEENEQMAQAEREQWRAKLAIIVAREAELRLQKDDDLKRYRGMEVDVPTDGESDDESERQGMDSDGDAEASEAKRKTRAQRARAKRAHQQQAEAARRKQARIEAAAILHLPALKRRQARLATARAQAAHQRRLQKQTLLAKHGLQGQKLGKHTVPLTRIDVQTSDQLTESLRTLKPEGNLFRDRYQRLQVTGKLEPRVKQSASTKRRKKLKSYETHDYKNFS; encoded by the coding sequence ATGGCACCCACACGAACGCGTGCATCCGCCATTGGTGCGCCCTCCCAACCCGCGCAGTCGTCGCGCAAAGGCAAGAAGGCGTGGCGCAAGAACATCGatctcaccaccaccgagTCGttcctcgagcagcaatCGGATCCTCTGCGCGAAACCTCATCCGAGGTGCTCTTCGTCGAAGATCGTTCGGGCCAAGAAACGCTCGCTGCCAGACAGGCACGTACCAAACGGCCGCTTAAATCTCTCGAGATCCTGCAGAACTCTTACGGCCATGCTGCTCTGGCGAAACCAGCACGCAAGCATGACAAGAAGTTGGAATCGCAATTGCGAAAACTCGTCGGTCGTCAGCGCGTTTCCACACAAGGAGATGCCACTGCTATCGCACAGAAGAGCGACGATGTGGTGAAAACGACTCTGCATAGCGTCTATGATGTCTGGGGATCTTCGGCCAAAGGGAAATCCAAggcagacgacgagagctGGATCCCAGAACAAGTGGCCAAACCGACGATCAAACAGCCCAAGACTTTGCGCCGAGATGACTACCAAAACATCACATCCACGCTACCTGCCATCGACGTGCCCCATCCAGGATCGTCATACAATCCGGATCTCGAATCGCACGAGGCGCTCATCCAGCAAGCGTacgagatcgagaagcGCTTGGAGGAGAACGAGCAGATGGCGCAGGCCGAACGCGAGCAGTGGCGGGCAAAGTTGGCCATCATTGTGGCGCGAGAAGCCGAGTTGCGATTGCAGAAGGATGACGATTTGAAGCGGTACCGCGGCATGGAGGTTGATGTGCCAACCGACGGTGAATCGGACGATGAATCTGAGCGACAAGGGATGGATTCCGACGGTGACGCTGAGGCGTCGGAAGCCAAGAGGAAAACTCGCGCTCAGCGAGCACGCGCCAAACGCGCGCATCAACAACAGGCTGAAGCGGCGCGTCGAAAGCAAGCGCGTATCGAAGCGGCTGCGATCCTTCATCTGCCTGCGCTGAAACGTCGACAAGCCCGACTCGCCACGGCGCGCGCGCAAGCCGCCCACCAACGTCGACTGCAAAAGCAAACGCTCCTCGCCAAACACGGCCTGCAAGGCCAAAAACTCGGCAAGCACACCGTTCCGCTCACCCGGATCGATGTGCAGACCTCGGACCAACTCACTGAAAGCCTCCGAACTCTGAAACCCGAAGGAAACCTGTTCAGAGACAGATACCAACGACTCCAAGTCACAGGCAAGCTCGAACCCAGAGTCAAACAATCCGCCTCCACAAAGCGCAGAAAGAAACTCAAATCCTACGAAACCCATGATTACAAAAACTTCTCCTGA
- a CDS encoding putative TFIIH subunit (transcription initiation factor), factor B, whose product MPPRIADDEYIDDGAGAYDAEDFLDDDDSGDEYRAAPSLPKLGTLRGAGAGGASRSSAAASNGRAGTLAAGSSASSSGTARAKAAANAKSKQKDQGYSWEATYKRSWDAVAEDDSGSLESTVRSMIEGSKRRRVLKDVAPVQRGIIRHLVLLIDLSASMLEKDMRPNRFDVTLQYAREFVGEYFDQNPIGQLSIIGTRSGIAERLAMMGGNTVDHTASLSNKRRLEPRGEPSLQNALEMARSSLVHLPASNSREILAIFGSLTTCDPGNIHDTIATLVKDNIRVSIVHLAAEVKVFKDVCTRTGGTFSVALNEGHFHDSLFELVPPPAVEGKPRRTRQHMVGIADGSTAMDAEDDDEDGVQAGVDLLQMAFPLRLPAHAAPTLCACHSRSRGSGYLCPRCGVKVCNVPTDCPVCGITIVMSTHLARSYHHLFPVPNWKAVPWSSVTPDSDGACFSCNVPFPSLQERKEKSAAANKALEEAGLSPSSRYRCGRCAIDFCLECDAFVHEQLHVCPGCC is encoded by the coding sequence ATGCCGCCTCGGATAGCGGATGACGAATATATCGACGATGGCGCCGGTGCATATGATGCCGAAGACTTCCtggacgatgatgacagCGGTGACGAATACCGGGCGGCGCCATCGCTACCGAAGCTAGGCACGCTGCgcggtgctggtgccgGTGGtgcatctcgctcgtcggcagctGCGTCAAATGGCAGGGCTGGTactttggctgctggatcGTCTGCCTCTTCCAGTGGCACTGCTCGAGCCAAggcagcagccaacgcAAAATCCAAGCAAAAAGATCAGGGATATTCGTGGGAAGCCACTTACAAGCGATCATgggatgctgttgctgaagACGATTCCGGCTCGCTCGAGAGCACAGTGCGATCCATGATTGAAGGCTCGAAACGTCGACGTGTGCTTAAGGACGTTGCGCCGGTTCAGCGTGGCATTATCCGTCACCTCGTTCTGCTCATCGATCTATCGGCCAGCATGCTGGAGAAGGACATGCGACCAAACCGCTTTGATGTGACACTTCAGTACGCACGCGAGTTTGTGGGCGAATACTTTGACCAGAACCCCATCGGACAACTCTCGATCATCGGCACGCGTTCCGGCATCGCAGAGCGGCTTGCCATGATGGGAGGCAACACAGTCGATCATACGGCGTCGCTTTCCAACAAGCGTAGACTCGAACCGCGCGGCGAGCCGTCGCTTCAGAATGCGCTCGAAATGGCCAGGAGTAGTCTGGTACATTTGCCAGCTTCAAATTCGCGAGAGAtcctcgccatctttggcagcttgaCTACGTGCGATCCGGGCAACATCCACGATACCATAGCCACGCTGGTCAAGGACAACATTCGCGTGTCGATTGTGcaccttgctgctgaggtCAAGGTGTTCAAGGACGTGTGCACGCGGACGGGCGGTACATTCAGCGTTGCACTTAACGAAGGGCattttcacgattcattgTTTGAGCTAGTTCCGCCACCGGCAGTCGAAGGAAAGCCGAGGCGAACAAGGCAGCACATGGTGGGTATTGCAGACGGTTCAACCGCGATGGATGcggaagacgacgatgaggatggaGTGCAGGCAGGCGTAGATCTGCTCCAGATGGCTTTCCCACTCCGACTACCGGCACATGCAGCACCAACGCTGTGCGCATGTcactcgcgctcgcgcGGTAGTGGATACCTCTGTCCGCGCTGCGGTGTCAAAGTATGCAATGTGCCGACCGACTGTCCCGTCTGTGGAATCACGATCGTTATGTCGACGCACCTTGCACGGTCGTACCACCACCTGTTTCCTGTTCCCAACTGGAAAGCTGTGCCGTGGTCCTCGGTGACACCTGACTCTGACGGCGCGTGTTTTTCGTGCAACGTACCGTTCCCTTCATTGCAAGAGCGCAAAGAGAAGAGTGCGGCGGCTAACAAGGCGTTGGAGGAGGCTGGCTTGTCGCCGAGCTCCAGATATCGCTGCGGCAGGTGTGCAATCGACTTTTGTTTGGAGTGCGATGCCTTTGTACACGAGCAGCTTCATGTATGTCCtggttgctgttga
- a CDS encoding uncharacterized protein (related to VPS60 involved in vacuolar protein sorting), with amino-acid sequence MNRLFGSKAAKPKPSLTDAIASTETRADSVEVKIRKLDSELTRYRDQMRKMRDGPGKTAIQQRALRVLKQKRLYENQLAQLQQQSYNMEQATMTTENLRNTMATFDAMQSANKEMKKTYGKIDLDKIESMQDEMEDLIEAANEVQETLGRSYGVPDEVDEEDLQAELDALEADGWGDEESESVPSYLQTNTELPDFVDELPTERLKQGETAEQGEALRAA; translated from the coding sequence ATGAATCGTCTATTCGGCAGCAAAGCGGCGAAGCCAAAGCCGTCGCTCACCGACGCCATCGCCTCCACCGAGACACGCGCCGACTCGGTCGAAGTCAAGATCCGCAAACTCGACTCGGAACTTACACGCTATCGCGATCAGATGCGCAAGATGCGCGATGGTCCCGGTAAAACCGCGATCCAACAGCGTGCACTGCGCGTGCTCAAACAGAAACGTCTCTATGAAAACCAACTCGCCCAACTCCAACAGCAATCCTACAACATGGAACAGGCTACTATGACCACAGAAAACCTGCGAAACACCATGGCCACATTCGATGCGATGCAGAGTGCGAACAAGGAGATGAAAAAGACATACGGCAAGATCGATTTGGACAAGATCGAAAGCATGCAGGATGAAATGGAGGATTTGATCGAAGCGGCCAACGAGGTGCAAGAAACGCTCGGTAGAAGTTATGGCGTCccggacgaggtggatgaggaggaTCTGCAGGCGGAGCTAGATGCTTTGGAGGCAGACGGATGGGGCGAtgaggagagcgagagcgtACCAAGTTATCTGCAGACAAATACCGAGCTGCCAGACTTTGTGGATGAATTGCCTACCGAGCGTCTCAAGCAAGGCGAGACCGccgagcaaggcgaggcGTTAAGAGCGGCATGA
- a CDS encoding putative protein involved in cell polarity development, whose amino-acid sequence MSWGGFKKSINRAGTTLMQKTGQVERTVDAEFNSTEEQYRTLEREVMSLQKEAKAYLDAMRSLASSQARIAEAIDGFYTDSSDAAMSANAYRRAVDELDTKTAKEIDAPYRATVLEPIGKLASYFPEINKIIEKRNKKLLDYDAARSKHRKLVDKPSDDPTKLPKAEKELEDARLIFETLDDQIKSELPQLVDLRIPYLDPSFEAMVRIQAKFSEDGYEKLGGVQRFFADGVREQYADGQLDNQVEAVLQEMRELSICGIGQ is encoded by the coding sequence ATGTCGTGGGGTGGGTTCAAAAAGTCCATAAACCGTGCTGGCACAACGCTGATGCAAAAGACGggtcaagtcgagcgcaCAGTCGACGCTGAATTCAACTCTACCGAAGAGCAATACCGCACGTTGGAGCGAGAGGTGATGTCGTTACAGAAGGAGGCAAAAGCGTATCtggatgcgatgcgatcgctGGCCTCTTCTCAAGCGAGGATTGCCGAAGCGATCGATGGATTCTACACCGACTCGTCTGACGCCGCCATGTCGGCCAACGCGTATCGTCGAGcagtcgacgagctcgacaccaAAACCGCCAAAGAAATCGACGCACCGTATCGAGCCACCGTACTGGAACCCATAGGAAAACTCGCCTCTTACTTTCCCGAAATCAACAAGATCATCGAAAAACGCAACAAGAAACTCCTAGACTACGACGCTGCGCGCTCCAAACACCGCAAGCTCGTAGATAAACCCTCAGACGACCCCACCAAACTACCCAAAGCCGAAAAGGAACTCGAAGACGCCAGACTCATCTTTGAAACGCTCGACGATCAGATCAAATCCGAGCTACCCCAGTTGGTCGATTTGAGAATCCCGTATTTGGATCCTAGCTTCGAAGCCATGGTTCGAATCCAGGCCAAGTTCTCCGAGGACGGCTACGAAAAGTTGGGTGGCGTCCAGAGGTTCTTTGCCGACGGCGTCAGAGAGCAGTATGCAGACGGTCAGTTGGATAACCAGGTCGAAGCCGTCCTGCAAGAGATGAGAGAGCTGTCCATCTGCGGTATAGGTCAGTAA